One genomic window of Mogibacterium diversum includes the following:
- a CDS encoding CD1107 family mobile element protein translates to MKSKLKNKKVLAALIGAALLLVSIIGVMTVNKQIVFAKDGTVLSMLNPIEALAETEEKFEVKIKYVFSDEKVFKEEVVKADKGQILDSGDLPILPDDMKFIDDFLYYEVKGDGKDEIIRKVEKIVKDEATQTENDKDKEKKSDEAKQDKATQTEEPKKDSSAQTYITKNDLDKMDKESKDLKEKVDNLSKELKDKDKLSDKQKDKIKNLEDDIEALEKKIKKDKDSIDSSKENIELKKSIEELEKKTKELQEKLNSVNKIGTNVNPTISNPVPKNSGSFSSFIPSTPINTGKGSDASGNISTPTSKTENKVETKSDKKEEKQEIRYPNKLTPKQNSSNGDTSSMDGTSKPVNTNKGVASAPSKARGSVTENKDNANKDYPIHHNDGKDSKSTDMYSADARQFVTFTTKNGKTFHLIINHDEDSENVMLLTEVSEDDLLNMVEKKETQKEIVKEEPIKEETKPVKKEDSSNMGTYLILILVVAGALGAGYYFKVVKKKENEELEALEDYDDDFFSEADESEETSEIEVEEIEEDEE, encoded by the coding sequence ATGAAAAGCAAATTGAAGAATAAGAAAGTATTGGCCGCACTTATTGGAGCAGCGTTACTTTTGGTTTCAATTATAGGTGTGATGACTGTAAATAAGCAGATTGTATTTGCAAAAGATGGAACTGTACTTTCAATGCTTAATCCGATTGAAGCTCTTGCAGAAACGGAAGAGAAATTTGAAGTAAAGATTAAGTATGTATTTTCAGACGAGAAAGTATTTAAGGAAGAGGTTGTAAAGGCAGATAAAGGACAAATCCTTGATAGTGGTGACTTGCCAATATTACCTGACGATATGAAATTCATTGATGATTTTCTTTATTATGAAGTAAAAGGCGATGGAAAAGATGAGATTATCCGTAAGGTAGAAAAGATTGTAAAAGATGAAGCAACTCAGACTGAAAATGATAAAGATAAAGAAAAGAAGTCTGATGAAGCAAAACAAGATAAAGCCACTCAAACAGAAGAACCTAAGAAAGATTCATCAGCTCAAACTTATATTACTAAAAATGATTTAGATAAGATGGATAAGGAGTCTAAGGACTTAAAAGAAAAGGTAGATAATCTTAGCAAGGAACTTAAGGATAAAGATAAGTTAAGTGATAAGCAAAAAGATAAAATCAAAAATCTTGAAGATGACATTGAAGCTTTGGAAAAGAAAATCAAAAAGGATAAGGATTCTATTGATTCATCAAAGGAAAATATTGAGCTAAAAAAATCTATTGAAGAGTTAGAAAAGAAAACTAAGGAACTACAGGAAAAGCTTAATTCTGTAAATAAGATAGGGACTAATGTTAATCCAACTATTTCAAATCCAGTACCTAAAAACAGTGGATCATTTAGTAGTTTTATTCCAAGCACACCTATAAATACAGGAAAAGGAAGCGATGCTTCTGGTAATATTTCAACACCAACATCTAAGACTGAAAATAAGGTAGAAACTAAGTCAGATAAAAAAGAGGAGAAACAGGAAATCCGTTATCCGAATAAGCTAACACCTAAACAAAATTCAAGTAATGGAGATACGTCTTCTATGGATGGAACAAGTAAGCCTGTAAATACCAATAAAGGAGTAGCGTCAGCACCATCAAAGGCAAGAGGCTCTGTTACAGAGAATAAGGATAATGCAAACAAAGATTATCCAATTCACCACAACGATGGTAAAGATAGTAAGTCTACGGATATGTATTCAGCAGATGCAAGACAGTTTGTAACTTTTACAACTAAAAATGGAAAGACTTTTCATCTAATCATTAATCATGATGAAGATAGCGAGAATGTAATGCTTTTAACAGAAGTTTCGGAAGACGACTTATTGAACATGGTTGAAAAGAAAGAGACACAAAAGGAGATTGTAAAGGAAGAGCCAATAAAAGAAGAGACTAAACCAGTGAAAAAAGAAGATAGTAGTAATATGGGAACATACTTAATTCTGATTCTAGTAGTAGCTGGAGCATTAGGTGCAGGTTATTACTTTAAGGTTGTTAAAAAGAAAGAGAATGAAGAGCTTGAAGCATTAGAAGATTATGACGATGATTTTTTCTCAGAAGCTGATGAAAGTGAAGAAACATCAGAGATAGAGGTTGAAGAAATCGAAGAAGATGAAGAATAA
- a CDS encoding conjugal transfer protein translates to MNRELNTVNKKIQKLLDKRAHIDKDLEPLFIRKEELLDQEYVVICRENNITLEELVKMFKEKKEKEKYSNEKQIEE, encoded by the coding sequence GTGAATAGGGAACTGAATACTGTTAATAAAAAAATTCAAAAATTATTAGATAAGAGGGCTCATATCGATAAAGATTTAGAGCCTTTATTTATTCGTAAAGAAGAACTATTAGACCAAGAATATGTAGTGATTTGTAGAGAGAACAATATCACTCTTGAGGAATTAGTGAAGATGTTCAAAGAGAAAAAAGAAAAGGAGAAATATAGTAATGAAAAGCAAATTGAAGAATAA